In Passer domesticus isolate bPasDom1 chromosome 7, bPasDom1.hap1, whole genome shotgun sequence, one genomic interval encodes:
- the RAB39B gene encoding ras-related protein Rab-39B encodes MEAIWLYQFRLIVIGDSTVGKSCLIRRFTEGRFAQISDPTVGVDFFSRLVEIEPGKRIKLQIWDTAGQERFRSITRAYYRNSVGGLLLFDITNRRSFQNVHEWLEETKVHVQPYQIVFVLVGHKCDLDTQRQVTRHEAEKLAAAYGMKYIETSARDAINVEKAFTDLTRDIYELVKRGDISIQEGWEGVKSGFVPNVVHSSEEVVKSDRRCLC; translated from the exons ATGGAGGCCATCTGGCTCTACCAGTTCCGCCTGATCGTCATCGGCGACTCCACCGTGGGCAAGTCCTGCCTCATCCGCCGCTTCACCGAGGGGCGCTTCGCCCAGATCTCCGACCCCACCGTGGGCGTGgatttcttctccaggctggtgGAGATCGAGCCTGGCAAGAGGATCAAGCTGCAGATCTGGGACACGGCCGGGCAGGAGCGGTTCCG GTCCATCACCAGAGCCTACTACAGGAACTCGGTCGGAGGACTCCTCCTCTTTGACATTACAAACCGCAGGTCTTTCCAGAACGTCCACGAGTGGCTGGAGGAGACCAAGGTGCACGTGCAGCCGTACCAGATCGTCTTTGTCCTGGTAGGGCACAAGTGTGACCTTGACACACAGCGGCAGGTGACCAGGCACGAGGCGGAGAAACTGGCTGCTGCCTATGGCATGAAGTACATTGAGACCTCAGCTCGGGATGCCATTAACGTGGAGAAGGCCTTCACTGATCTGACTCGTGATATATACGAGCTGGTGAAAAGGGGGGACATCTCAATCCAGGAGGGATGGGAAGGGGTAAAGAGCGGGTTTGTCCCAAACGTAGTGCACTCTTCAGAAGAAGTGGTGAAATCAGATAGAAGGTGCTTGTGCTGA